One window of Thermacetogenium phaeum DSM 12270 genomic DNA carries:
- a CDS encoding IS110 family RNA-guided transposase, with amino-acid sequence MKLFVGIDVSMKDFKARMFDAEGEEIAKRIRCKNDDPGAESFVKYLVEICGANEVDSLRIGMESTSVYGWHLQMRLAGEPLLASFHPQVYVFNPKVIANFRKQYVDIPKDDWFDCLVIADRLRFGRLPESCQVDFRYLPLQRLTRFRYHLIQTITREKNYFLTNLFLKFNTICQDKVLSDIFGATSEAILTEFLSPEEIAARPLDELIDFLMEKGKSHFSNPEATAKALKHAAACAYRLHGSLLEPVNLILATSLQTIRTLEQQVKSIDKAIEKELSHFPNTLQSMPGMGPVCTAGIIAEIGDIHRFDNEKAVAKFAGLTWRKHQSGEFEADDTPLTKTGNVYLRYYFVMAADSVRKWDPRFAEFYARKFKESSTHHHRRALVLTARKLVRVVDALLRSNQLYVPQGQRKVV; translated from the coding sequence ATGAAACTGTTTGTCGGTATCGATGTCAGCATGAAAGATTTCAAGGCCCGGATGTTCGACGCAGAGGGCGAGGAGATCGCCAAGCGCATTCGCTGCAAGAACGACGATCCGGGTGCAGAGTCCTTTGTTAAGTACCTGGTGGAGATCTGCGGCGCCAACGAAGTTGATTCCCTGCGGATCGGCATGGAGTCCACCTCTGTCTATGGCTGGCACCTGCAGATGCGCCTGGCCGGTGAGCCTTTGCTGGCTTCCTTTCACCCCCAGGTGTACGTCTTCAATCCCAAGGTGATCGCCAACTTCAGAAAACAGTACGTCGATATTCCAAAGGATGACTGGTTCGACTGCCTGGTGATCGCCGACCGGCTCAGGTTCGGACGGCTGCCCGAGAGCTGCCAGGTGGACTTCCGCTACCTGCCCCTCCAGCGGCTGACCAGGTTCCGTTACCACCTGATCCAGACCATCACTCGGGAGAAGAACTACTTCCTGACCAACCTGTTCCTGAAGTTCAATACCATCTGCCAGGACAAGGTGCTGAGCGACATCTTCGGGGCCACCTCGGAGGCGATCCTGACCGAGTTCCTTTCTCCGGAAGAGATTGCGGCACGACCGCTTGATGAGTTAATTGACTTCCTGATGGAGAAGGGAAAGAGTCATTTCTCCAACCCCGAAGCTACGGCCAAGGCCTTAAAGCATGCCGCAGCCTGCGCTTACAGGCTGCACGGAAGCCTCCTGGAGCCGGTGAACCTGATCCTGGCCACCAGTTTGCAGACCATCCGTACCCTGGAACAGCAGGTCAAGAGTATTGACAAGGCGATTGAGAAAGAACTGTCACACTTTCCGAACACTCTGCAGTCGATGCCGGGCATGGGGCCTGTCTGTACCGCCGGAATAATCGCCGAGATCGGCGACATCCACCGGTTCGACAACGAGAAGGCAGTCGCCAAGTTTGCCGGCCTCACCTGGCGGAAACACCAGTCAGGCGAGTTTGAAGCCGATGACACGCCGCTTACGAAAACCGGCAATGTGTACCTGCGCTATTACTTTGTAATGGCCGCCGACAGCGTGCGTAAATGGGACCCCAGGTTTGCCGAGTTCTATGCCCGTAAGTTTAAAGAGAGTTCCACTCACCACCATCGCCGTGCTTTGGTTCTGACCGCACGTAAACTCGTGCGGGTGGTTGATGCTCTGCTACGCAGCAACCAACTATACGTGCCCCAGGGGCAGAGAAAGGTGGTTTAG
- a CDS encoding serine hydrolase encodes MPGDRKAPTPGRRKILAVVALLALVMLAFAVGRMVGPQALKPLASRPDYGELRKELADHLKTLPGTYGVYFKDLASGEEFGINERVPIPPASAIKLPVVLYLYEQVAKGELDWNDRVRYRKSTDYQDGAGDLQFTARDGDTYSLRCLATISMVISDNIAHNMLVRHLGYDNVMNFIRRLGPDTTRPFGSASTTARDMGAFLEELIDFASREPEQGARLLNDLAHTVYHVGLPGKLPPKLVVSHKEGSINGVATDVGIVFSRRPYILVVLSKGIPDEDTGFRNIAEISRIVYNYQQRLPAATVPGLPQI; translated from the coding sequence ATGCCCGGAGATAGAAAGGCTCCAACCCCCGGAAGGAGAAAGATTCTTGCCGTCGTGGCTTTGCTCGCGTTGGTCATGCTGGCATTTGCAGTGGGCAGGATGGTGGGGCCACAGGCCTTGAAACCGCTGGCCTCCAGGCCGGACTACGGGGAGCTGCGGAAAGAGCTCGCCGATCACCTGAAAACGCTGCCGGGAACTTACGGCGTTTACTTCAAGGACCTGGCATCAGGAGAGGAGTTCGGGATCAACGAAAGAGTACCCATACCTCCAGCCAGCGCCATCAAGCTGCCGGTGGTGCTCTATCTTTACGAACAGGTGGCAAAGGGTGAACTCGACTGGAACGACCGCGTCCGCTACCGCAAGAGCACCGATTACCAGGACGGGGCGGGAGACCTGCAATTTACCGCCAGGGACGGGGACACTTACAGCCTGCGCTGCCTGGCCACCATCTCCATGGTCATCAGCGACAACATCGCCCACAACATGCTGGTGCGCCACCTGGGTTACGACAACGTGATGAATTTCATCAGGCGGCTGGGGCCGGACACCACCCGCCCCTTCGGGAGCGCCTCCACCACGGCCAGGGATATGGGAGCCTTTTTGGAAGAGTTAATCGACTTCGCCTCCAGGGAGCCGGAGCAGGGAGCCCGTCTCCTGAACGACCTCGCCCATACCGTTTACCATGTAGGCCTGCCGGGAAAACTGCCTCCGAAATTGGTGGTCTCCCATAAGGAGGGGAGCATCAACGGAGTGGCCACAGATGTGGGAATTGTCTTTTCCAGGCGCCCCTACATCCTGGTGGTGCTTTCCAAAGGGATTCCGGATGAGGATACCGGCTTTCGCAACATAGCCGAAATCTCCCGCATCGTCTACAACTACCAGCAGCGCTTACCGGCGGCAACGGTTCCCGGGTTACCGCAGATCTGA
- a CDS encoding cold-shock protein — protein sequence MEGTVKWFDERKGYGFITGEDGNDVFVHYSAIQEPGFKTLNEGQRVKYEVVEGPRGQQAANVQPL from the coding sequence TTGGAAGGAACAGTTAAATGGTTCGACGAACGAAAAGGCTACGGTTTTATTACAGGTGAAGACGGCAACGACGTTTTCGTGCACTATTCGGCCATCCAGGAGCCCGGCTTTAAAACGCTGAACGAAGGCCAAAGAGTAAAATACGAAGTGGTCGAAGGCCCCCGCGGCCAGCAGGCAGCTAACGTCCAGCCGCTCTGA
- a CDS encoding carboxymuconolactone decarboxylase family protein, producing the protein MNQLPNFPPFVQALEKRDPELYEAVTKVIEVAMKPGALDEKTKVFICLALDAYIGSERGVMALAKRARELGATEEELKEVLRIPYYVSGSRPLISANNAFAEQD; encoded by the coding sequence GTGAACCAGTTGCCTAATTTCCCACCCTTTGTGCAGGCCTTGGAGAAACGCGACCCGGAGCTCTACGAAGCGGTGACAAAAGTCATCGAGGTGGCCATGAAGCCGGGAGCGTTAGATGAGAAGACCAAGGTGTTCATCTGTCTGGCGCTTGACGCCTACATCGGATCGGAGCGCGGGGTAATGGCCCTGGCCAAGCGCGCCAGGGAACTGGGGGCTACAGAGGAGGAGCTGAAAGAGGTGCTGCGCATTCCTTACTACGTCTCCGGTTCCCGCCCGCTGATCAGCGCCAACAATGCTTTTGCGGAGCAGGATTAA
- a CDS encoding HD-GYP domain-containing protein: protein MEKIRVNIGDILLCLSRAQSFISPIITRHHQQVAYLSYRLCEQLEFSGEQTKDIFLAALVHDIGALSVEEQLSLIELEPVDVNNRGFRVL, encoded by the coding sequence TTGGAAAAGATCCGGGTTAACATCGGAGATATCCTGCTTTGTCTCTCCAGGGCCCAAAGTTTTATTTCGCCTATTATCACAAGACACCACCAACAGGTAGCCTATCTTTCTTATCGCTTATGTGAACAACTGGAATTCTCCGGCGAACAAACGAAAGACATATTTTTAGCAGCTTTAGTGCATGATATTGGGGCACTATCAGTGGAAGAACAGCTGAGCCTTATTGAACTGGAACCGGTGGATGTAAACAATCGCGGTTTCAGGGTTCTTTAA
- a CDS encoding vitamin B12-dependent methionine synthase has protein sequence MFDDLQIEVTEEMLAKRAGSRGGVSEKILEQCRKAMEIGEKLLEPRTIHDVFTIEKIGENRLFLEQGCYFESEHLTKLLGGADRIVVMCCTIGSGVEKRVGELNSNGYLADAYFLDVYGSVAVGVLARKLYRKIREQFAGYGATVYMEPGQLDWNVRDQQVVFRLIHPEKIGVTLNSGMMMNPVKSLTGVFGIGEPGRVKAGDFSCEFCPKRESCTFRHEAEEMMEALA, from the coding sequence ATGTTCGACGACTTGCAGATCGAAGTGACGGAGGAGATGCTGGCAAAGAGGGCCGGAAGCCGCGGCGGCGTGAGTGAAAAAATCCTGGAGCAGTGCCGTAAGGCCATGGAGATCGGAGAAAAATTACTTGAGCCGCGGACCATCCACGATGTATTCACCATTGAGAAGATCGGTGAAAACCGGCTCTTCCTGGAGCAGGGGTGTTATTTTGAGAGTGAGCACCTGACCAAACTGCTCGGCGGGGCCGACAGGATCGTGGTGATGTGCTGCACGATCGGCTCCGGCGTGGAGAAAAGGGTTGGTGAGTTAAACAGCAATGGTTACCTGGCAGATGCCTACTTCCTGGATGTTTACGGTTCGGTAGCTGTGGGTGTTCTGGCGAGAAAGCTTTATCGAAAGATCAGGGAGCAGTTTGCCGGTTACGGGGCCACCGTCTATATGGAACCTGGCCAGCTGGACTGGAATGTGCGTGACCAGCAGGTGGTTTTCCGCCTCATTCACCCCGAAAAAATCGGCGTTACCCTGAATAGCGGCATGATGATGAACCCGGTCAAGTCCCTCACCGGTGTTTTCGGCATCGGGGAGCCGGGAAGGGTCAAAGCCGGTGACTTCTCCTGCGAGTTCTGCCCCAAAAGGGAGAGCTGCACATTCCGGCATGAGGCGGAAGAGATGATGGAAGCCCTAGCCTGA